The genomic stretch TACCTCTCTGCTGCTCCTTGCAATGACGTTTCCTTTATAGCACCAAATTTAGTCTTCCATATAGAAGCTTTGTTGTTTGTTTATAAGAATTCAAGAGCACAGAAAATGAAATTACAAGGGACAGCTCATGAATTCTCAGGTATTTTTTGGACCACCTACTTGTTTAAGCTAACATCCGAATGTTCTTTAAAAGTTCTGTTTGATCCATCTATTTACTGACTGGCAACTTCTCTCTCCTCTATATTCTTTGTAGTGTGTTTACTGAagcatattttatttttgttgttatttTAACATAGGGACCTGAGGTCAGAAGCGGAGATGTGCCGCAGCCAATCCTCCTCAAAGAGGGACAAGAGTTTAATTTCACCATTAAAAGAGGAGTTTCAACGGAAAATACTGTTAGTGTTAACTATGATGACTTTATAAATGATGTGGAGGTTGGGGATATACTACTAGTTGATGGTAACTATCTCCCTCTTTTAGTCAATTGCTGTTGCTTTTCTCATTTATGCTTACGAATAATACTGTACAATTCACTGTGCTCACCCCTAGGATTTGTTGTATATGCTTACTCCGTTTTGGCAGTTAATTTCATTTGCATGGTAAATGTTGACAAGCATTCATCTTTTTTAGGGGGAATGATGTCATTAGCAGTGAAATTAAAGACAAAGGATTTAGTAAAATGTGAAGTAGTCGATGGTGGAGAGCTGAAATCAAGAAGACATTTAAATGTGCGTGGGAAAAGTGCAACTCTACCTTCAATAACAGGTTTCATGTCTTCTATACTACATTCCACCTAtgaaaaaaattcttttatCATGCTTCCATTATCCGAAAAGGTTGCTTCTCAATGACTCCCTCACACCGTAATCTGTGTAGACAAAGACTGGGAAGATATCAAGTTTGGTGTGGATAACCAAGTTGATTTCTATGCTGTTTCTTTTGTGAAGGATGCAAAGGTGGTCCatgaattgaaagattatctTAAAAGTAAGGTGTCTCTTGGTCTCATTCTATTATATGATTGAAGTTCATTaaatataattttcattttttcttgggTTCATCTGACCATTGAAAAATCTTTTTGCAGGCTGCAATGCTGATATTCATGTCATTGTGAAGATTGAAAGTGCCGACTCTATACCAAATCTTCATTCTATCCTTACTGCATCTGATGGGGTAATTTAAATTTCTTAACTAATTCATTTATACTTCTGATGTGTGGTTCTctaattttccttcttttctttatttactGTTTAATTCCTTAACAACTATAAAAGGATATGCCTAGTTCGTTCTTATTGCTTTTCATGTTTTGTGTGTTGGCCCTAGAGTCATATGTATTAATGGCTTTATATGTCTAATAAATGAAGAATTCAGAGAAAAGATAAATCAAGGAAGGTTTTAAGTATGGAAACTTATAGCTTCATTTAGGAAAGAAAACATGCACAATCTCTCAAAAGAGAGTTTGTGATAGCTACATTCAATTTTTCTCTCTTATTGTTTTTTGATGTGCTTATTTCGTGGATGTCAGCTATAAAACAATAGATGAACCCaatatgaattaattaatttaaatggCTTGAAGGGGGGTTGCTTATGAATGTTATGATTGGAGAATGGATGTATCTTTAATCTATTGAGTGCTAGTCTATTACCTTCACTCAAAACTGTTTCTATCTTGAACTCCATTAATTACTCTTTTGGACGGAAAAGGGACTTGTGGTTGGCTCAATCATTTGGTGCAGTCACTGTTGATTGTCTTGCATGGCAACTTGAAACTAGAGTTTGTATTAACCAGATAGACTAGCTTTTAACTTCCCTCTTAACATTCAATCAATTTTAAAGGATTGAAATGTCTACCTATCTGTAGATATTACCACAAATTCTTTTCAGCTCTTTCGTCTTCTTGTTAATAGTCCCTCCTCCAAAAACTGCATCCTAACCTTTTCTGTTTTACCCCTTGCTTCAATGTCCAGTGTTTCATGCATGCAGTAATGAGTGTGAAACTTTTCACGAAGAAAGAATAAGAATAACATACCTTTGATAGCCATTTGATTCTAATTTCAAAAGTTGACATACCAAAGAGGCTGAGACCACTTTTAAAAGATGCTTTTTTTGTATGGGTAAAAAGATCAACTGGTGATATTCTTTTCTGTTATGGTTTTTCTTCTGTCAAAATGGCCTATGGAACTGATGGGGCTCCTGCACTTACTACGGTGCCTTAACCTTGCAATGGTGTAGGTGGTTTTAATTTGTCAAGCCTATGACACCCTATAAAAATCCTAAGAAGCCATGCATCCTGTGAAAAGATCTTCCTCATTGTAGAAATATCTTGTGAATAGGCCCATATAACTTTTTGGTTAACAAATGCTGCCTATTCtcttcccccccccccttctTTGTGGACACCTATGTataaatacacacacacacatatgcaTGTTGTCATTGTGTAGTGCTGGATGATTTGTGCAATGTGCACAGGTTTGTAGAAGTTGTTAAGACTGATAAAATCCCTTGCAGTTGTACAAATAAGTTGTTAAACTCTAGTTACAGCAATTATCAAACAATTCTATGATCAATGATAGGCAATGGTGGCCCGTGGCGACCTTGGAGCTGAACTTCCAATTGAGGAAGTCCCTCTGTTGCAGGTACCTGTCTTGCTTTTTGTTCCAGGCTTTTTCTGTTACTCatgtaaaattaaaatatatatattgctGAGCCATACTGCAAGTCTTATTATCTATTCTTTTCCACTAATAAAAATTAGACATGGTGGTAGGCTAATGGTAATTTAACAAGTACAAGGAATGAGGCCAAGATGTGTCTGAATTGTGTTTACATTTGGTTGTATTTGCCGATTaaccaacccccccccccccccaccccccccaaaaaaaatcacttgatacCTTTTGTATTGACAAAATGGTATTACCAGAAAAATCACTTGATGCCTTTTGTATTGACAAATTGGTATTACCAGAAACTATGGCTGTCCATTACCTTTTAGGGCGACCACTACTAAAATAATCTCCTTGCTATGCTGTTTTGTAATAGGAGGACATTATTAAAAGGTGTCGCAGCATGCAGAAACCGGTGATTGTAGCAACTAATATGCTGGAAAGCATGATTGATCACCCAACCCCAACAAGGGCTGAAGTTTCAGATATAGCCATTGCAGTGAAAGGGGGTGCTGATGCAGTAATGCTTTCAGGAGAAACTGCTCATGGAAAGTATGTTCTACTTATTCGCCAACTCACTTGTGATTGGGAACTACCATCATTTGAATATTGGCCTAGAAGTTTTTTCTGTCTTTTCATTTGGCTTGCAACTTACAATTGGTATTAAGACATAGGGTGGGTCCAATCAATGTTGACTTAGGTGGTTTTGTATTCTCCCCCAAGGTTTTGCCTGTGAATGCTGGCGACAACTTATTATAATTATGTTGGCTCGTAGTTCATGTTTAAGTTCTAAATATAGAGGGACAAATTTATGGAAAATGCCTGTTTAAccatttcatcatcaatgaTATCTGCTGTGTTGGTCAATTTGATGCAATCCTATTCTTTAACATGCTATTGAGCAAGACTTCCATTGTCTTTCTTTCTACACATTTGGAAGGAAATTGTTTTTATCAATTCATTAAGGGTTTTCTTTATTAGGATGAGTCTTTGTTATTACAAGTATGTGCCAAGAGAATTTTCTCACtttctttgtgaaaatatcAGTATCTCACTTGAAGGTAAAGCATTTGCAAATGAGCTGCTAGAGAGCTGTATTTTGAAGGAAGACTTAGGTCGATAGTTACATACTAAAAGTAGCTGCACGTTTGGTGCCAGAAAAAGTGGTTACATGTCGGAATGTGTCAGTTTTAATATTTTGAGCCTTACCATCATTATATGTTATTTTCAGTTGGTTGCAATAATTATGCAGTTCCACTGGTTGCAAGTGTAGAGCTAAGAAGTTCAGTGTTTCTAGAATTCACCTCCTGTTCACTTCGTGTCTATTGAAATTATTTTAGCTAACAAGTATGGACAAAAAGTGTTTTTACTTGAGAAATAGTTTTCCTGACATTGATTATAGTAGACTGTCTCCAAAATGGAGTATATCCTGTAAGTTTATGGGGACATTTTGACATATACTAAAAGTAACCCCATTCCTATATGTAGTGTTGTTAATCTGGTCTAACTGATTTTCAATCTTGGTGATGAATTGAAGTGCTTAGAAGTTCTATTCTGTGCATGGTTgtgctaattttctttttagcAGATCATATATAAGTATGATTTAAGTTCACGTATTGATACTTGGTTTTTCAATCCAAAACTTTCAAGATATCCATTGAAGGCTGTTAAAGTAATGCATACTGTGGCACTAAGGACTGAGTCAAGCCTACTAACCAGTATAGCTCCTCCAAGTCAATCTTCTGCATACAAGGTGCGTGAGGATTATGATTTGATCTTATGTTCCTTGAGTTTTGTCTGGGTATTGAATATAGTACTACCTTTTCAAATATGGATGAAGTCAAGCATGGATTTCACCAAGAGCTTTAAAGCTACAAATCTGTTCCTGTGTTTAATTTGCCAGTCTTTAGACTTTGTAGCCTGTGCTATTTGACTTTTGGCATTCTTTTTGATAATTAGTCCTTTGTAATATGGTTCTGCAAATAAGTCATTTCATGAAGGATTACTAAGTTAAGTGCTAGGTAGGATATGTAAGTTTGTCAAAATAGAGCTTATGGCATTAATTGGATGGTTAAGAGTTACTTCAAAAGTAATGAGACTTTTACCATCTTGTACAAAGTTTTGTGAAGATATTTGTAGCACATCTCTGATGCTACAAGAACTCATATACAGCTTCAGTCTGCCTAATTTTGAAGCCTGATGTTtggaaagaacaaaaaaaatatcCGAGACCATATAAGATGGGTCTAACTAGGATTAAGAAACATTTTGCAAGCAATATGTGACTAATATGTAGCTACTTCATGCTAGTTTTATCCTCTTTTCAACTTCTCTTTTATATACTGCTCCTTCTTCATACATTGGTACATACAGATTTGTGCTTGGATAATGTAAGCGTGTTTATCATCTATTTTTAGACATTATTGTTAGCATCTTTATCATCTATGTTTAGACATCGATTCTTGTAGTTAGAACAAATCCTGTAAATGAAACCTAATTTAGATGTATAACTTGTTTTTTCCCTTTGTAGGCTTGCTGTTGACTAAAGTACTTTTTGGAAACTGTTGTTATCACCCACTTGTTCATTCCCTTGCTCGCATTCTCCCTCTGCGATAGGCATTCTAAGATGGTGACTGTTGTTATTATGCTGTGGTTTTTGTATCAGGGGCCTCACAAGCTCCAGTTCAAACTAGTTTGCCCTTGAGGTGTTAATAAATGGAGGCATGgtgtaaatgaatatagacTGGGTATAAATGAGTAAGATTGTGGTGAATAAAATTACCATTTTACCCGCAATTGGACTGAAATGGAACTTGTGAGGCCCATGAGCCATCGTTTTTCTACGCAGGATTGCATCTTgggaaaattgaaaaaagataaATTGGTTAGAGAATTGCAGTCCAGCTATATGGTTTATTTACTAACTTGAGCACTGCATGAACATCTTTTTGCAGGGCCATATGGGAGAAATGTTTGCTTTTCATGCAACCACAATGGCTAATACACTTGCTACCCCAATCATTGTTTTTACAAGAACAGGGTCCATGGCTATTCTTTTAAGTCATTATCGGCCTTCCTCAATAATATTTGCTTTCACAAATAAGTAAGTTGCAATGCACTTCATTTATTTGATAAACATCTCCAGTCTGTGTTCAGTACTCTTGATTATTACAAGATTACAGAGTGTTATCATGCATAACTGAAAGAAGGAAAAGCCAGAAACAGCACAGAGAAGAAGTGCTTAGGATTTTTTCTGTCAAAAGCACAGTAGAGGTGAATAGTCAAAAGGATTGTTTTCACAGGAATTTGTCATTTCTGGTTTGTTGTTTGCACTTCTTGAGGATGGTCAGAAATGTGTGATATATGTTATCATAAGCTTATAAGCTTGTAGGGAAAATGCCCGtctctcctctctcttctctctctttctgtGTGTGTCTAATACCTAATAAGCAAGTCTTTCTATATGTTCAAAGTAATTAGAAAAGCTAACTCTTTTAATCACATAGAATATTATGCTGATACTGCACAGTCAGCTGGTATTGCTCTGGCATAGTAACAGCGTTATGTTTGTGACATGCGATGTCAGTAGTCCATGTTGAAGAAACAACTCTTCTACTTAAGATGCATCCACCTAGCATTCCTCATACCCAAGTAGAAGGAgacccgggggggggggggggttacCAAGTGAGAGAAAGTCTTGTAGGAGGGATGATATTGAATAATTCAAAACCAAATTTCTATCTTCTTGCCATTCATTGTTATGCTAATGCTAGAATCAGATTCTGGTTATTTTGCTGGAGTTGTAGTTCCTTTGTTCtttcaaaactcaaatattTGGAAAGGAGAGAAACCAATATGCGCAATCTTTGAGCTAGTATTAAGCCGATCTAATCAAGCACTGAGTTGGTTTTTAATCAATCATTGCATAAGCTGTAAATTATCATTGGATGACTTTTTTCCTAGCTATTTTGGTCCTTCTCTTTAGGTATGGTAAACAGTTTTATACTGATTGTCGACGCATTCTTTCTTCTGGTCAGTGAGAGGGTGAAGCAACGGCTGGGTCTTTATCAAGGTGTGATGCCCATAGATATGGAATTTACAGATGATGCAGAAGAGACCTTTTCTCGAGCATTGAAACTTCTATTGGTTTGTTACTTTTCTCCCTATTTATGAATTCAAATCTGCTTGACTATCACTAACTTCATTTGATTCCCTATTTTAGATTAAGAACCTGATGAAGGAGGGAGAATTTGTTACTCTTGTCCAAAGTGGAGCGCAGCCAATCTGGCGTCGGGAATCTACTCATCATATTCAAGTTCGTAAAGTCCAAGGTTAATTCATGTATTTTTCAATTTGTTGAATAGAGAGTATATTGGATAGTTAAACATCGAGATTGCAgttttctgtttctttctttgtgGCTTTTGTCATACGAGTTTTTGTTGCTACTGTAAAATTAGTGAAGCTTCTAAGCTTCTAAAAGAAACAGAGTTTTGTTGCTCTTATATGTGCTGGTTTACAAATTCATTGTCCTATCATTTGCAATAGTTATATGATTCTGGAACCTTTAAATGGGTTTTGTTCTTTTGGTTTTTATTGTCTAAATCCGTCTTTTCATGTTGAAAATTTCCTTCAAGAAGACTGCTTTACCATAGTTCTGTAGAACTTCAGCACCAAATGGTAGACTTTGTCTTCTTATTTAGATGTTCATTACTGGGGACCTTCACGTAATCTCGCTCAGCTTCCATCCTCAATGAGTCATGAGATGAGCCATGTACCATTCCGTTGCAGGAAGTGAAGGACCAGTTCCtcccgagagagagagagagagagagagggtcaATATTTTTTTCTGAGCATATCATGCATAGGTAAATGGGGATCAATTTTTATGAGTAGTTTAGAGAGAGGTAATCTGATGGTTCATGAGTAGTTTCCTCAATGAGAAAAGTCTAACAATTTTCTAGATTTAGGGCATACGGAGTTTATCTGGGGTTGTTCATTATATTTCTTATACCATGCATATTGATTGAAGTTTCTGAGCTAAATGCAATGCTTTTCACACATCAACTGCTTGGAATCACGTGGACCAGTTCCTTGTGATGTTGCCAAATCTTTTACATCTAGATATTCCGAGCTTCATGATCGTGGCAATATATGATCCTAAGAATAAAAAAGGTAAAAGATGAGGACGTCTGCAGTCTGTGGAAATGTTTAACATGGAAAATGGAGCTAGGTTACTCATGCTCATCCTTCTAGATCTTCATCAAAACTACCAAACCCTTTTATATGCAGCTGCTCACTTTCTTCTtacatttgcatccatcatgtAAACTTTGATGTATTACAAGATCAATTCATGTTTGCACTATTGCATCTGAGAGGAAGAGAGTAAAGAAGAGTAGGTAATGGacgcaaaagaaaggaaaggagcTAACTAATGGATTTCATAAATTAGCAACATTAACGTTGTCCTTTGTACAA from Coffea eugenioides isolate CCC68of chromosome 8, Ceug_1.0, whole genome shotgun sequence encodes the following:
- the LOC113779658 gene encoding pyruvate kinase isozyme G, chloroplastic encodes the protein MATIPLPSGGNGMSWLKSDTTRAVSDRFASVKNVNDLFFSSSGLKGGRKILARTKILAVKSSERIQSANKSNSSGTSNNNFPSLNGPATTLSRDFALDQTTMDANPWRKTKIVCTIGPSTSSREMIWKLAETGMNVARLNMSHGDHASHQKTIDLVKEYNAQFDSKVISIMLDTKGPEVRSGDVPQPILLKEGQEFNFTIKRGVSTENTVSVNYDDFINDVEVGDILLVDGGMMSLAVKLKTKDLVKCEVVDGGELKSRRHLNVRGKSATLPSITDKDWEDIKFGVDNQVDFYAVSFVKDAKVVHELKDYLKSCNADIHVIVKIESADSIPNLHSILTASDGAMVARGDLGAELPIEEVPLLQEDIIKRCRSMQKPVIVATNMLESMIDHPTPTRAEVSDIAIAVKGGADAVMLSGETAHGKYPLKAVKVMHTVALRTESSLLTSIAPPSQSSAYKGHMGEMFAFHATTMANTLATPIIVFTRTGSMAILLSHYRPSSIIFAFTNNERVKQRLGLYQGVMPIDMEFTDDAEETFSRALKLLLIKNLMKEGEFVTLVQSGAQPIWRRESTHHIQVRKVQG